From Anopheles coluzzii chromosome 3, AcolN3, whole genome shotgun sequence, the proteins below share one genomic window:
- the LOC120956325 gene encoding uncharacterized protein LOC120956325 produces the protein MRCSLKRFLLVLALLYLVSHTCGQEENHLTCGRRKLKTQYYIHNGVDARAGHWPWHATIYHQNKYACGGSIIDESTILTASHCVYLDSGVISKTRVSVHVGRINLNESSEHTQTFDVRDIIVHPGFSKRSIINDIALIKLSSNITMTKYVQPVCLWTMDSKLDTIMGRNGTIVGFGSNEHNVVSDQLKQALIGVMDPLTCIATDRNVFGTHLTSDMFCGKGQTGVSACNGDSGGGMFFETNGKWYVRGLVSFSPERGNTTLCDPLKPTAYTDVAKYLNWIKQYIDQRVLSYDSDVLDIDYEEKLRLFNFKTCGVKVSKVDNYNTSWTLPWVGYVTSQHENKHRCVVTLISDWYAVGPADCFENNGVDAYVLLGYGLESPDAECFVKNGSTLCHHPSQQRRIKNFIIHPKFDRTNDVNNIALIELLTPADTSQVNVKPICVPVTSELRTNAKRNLHVAVLSSTGDSLKTVPIRYVESVECKRQYADSKLSLNLENSFCTEIANKQDAQHCFSMTEGTPLHEIRMINGVERYFLRGSKLLGSICDPNELPTVFSNAEAYLDWILYNMKYNTLEPTNAFRIATVNTTEQTLESEWSKLQQQPGKENLRLFNMDTCGLTSTRNQNLGQMAVMPWIGFFDAIENSTDESPSTRSLAVLISEWYALVPKSSVQNGATWRYLVLGKFNPDVPCFPPTCVPTYQEVDIKNVILPPADESKQIFALIELLEPADLTNPYIKPICLPFMDQLYRNKPTEVVVSSASSNSYAIESKKLTMVDKPTCRQRLMREGFLPPSEGNPSCAIEADKFKQTKMSLAMGSPFQMAVGYGGRTRYFLYGMNFQIRDTYEELVYGPYLFDAVVMSDLEWVLANMQEKEQQTSFQSATRNERVNLRPVQYDSKRTLFNFNTCGISSRRDPTPWMGYVFSNAPFFNESRCSATLISDWYVISAADCFEDPSADHIIQFGDYMDVQQIATQKIFVHPRYNRTNHYNDIALVLLRSSVDTSASSIKPICLPIINQIRSYDTLSLILVGHTSTSDSEYRITNINGRYIDMAECQKRWQGLKVSYTIDRSTHCVITKRTTDDECVGLFTGASLHSLQLLRSENRHFLRGFTVTAPKACSIYYPAIYTNTDAYLDWILETMELPAVQLNGRRHREQFRF, from the exons ATGCGTTGTTCGCTGAAACGGTTTCTCCTTGTGTTAGCACTTCTGTACTTAGTGTCACATACATGTGGACAAGAAGAGAATCATTTAACATGCGGTAGACGCAAACTGAAAACGCAATATTATATTCACAATGGCGTTGATGCCAGGGCTGGCCACTGGCCGTGGCATGCGACGATCTATCatcaaaataaatatgcttGCGGTGGATCCATTATTGATGAGAGTACCATTCTCACAG CATCCCATTGCGTGTATCTTGACAGCGGTGTGATCTCGAAAACTCGCGTGTCAGTACACGTGGGCCGGATCAATCTTAATGAAAGTAGTGAACACACGCAGACGTTCGATGTGCGCGACATAATAGTACATCCGGGATTTAGTAAACGCAGCATCATCAATGACATTGCTCTGATCAAGCTAAGCTCCAACATCACCATGACGAAGTATGTTCAACCCGTTTGTCTGTGGACAATGGACAGCAAGCTGGATACGATCATGGGTAGAAACGGAACGATTGTTGGATTTGGTTCGAACGAGCATAATGTTGTGTCGGATCAACTGAAACAGGCTTTGATCGGTGTGATGGATCCTTTGACATGCATTGCAACTGATCGTAATGTGTTTGGAACACATCTGACGTCGGATATGTTCTGTGGGAAAGGACAAACGGGTGTAAGTGCGTGCAACGGAGATAGCGGTGGCGGTATGTTTTTCGAAACCAATGGCAAATGGTACGTGAGAGGCTTGGTGTCGTTCTCTCCAGAGCGTGGTAACACGACGCTATGCGATCCGCTAAAGCCCACCGCCTATACCGACGTGGCCAAGTACCTGAATTGGATTAAGCAGTACATTGATCAGCGAGTGCTGTCCTACGACAGCGACGTACTGGATATAGATTATGAGGAAAAGCTACGCCTGTTCAACTTCAAAACGTGTGGTGTGAAAGTATCTAAGGTAGACAATTATAATACCAGTTGGACTCTGCCATGGGTTGGGTATGTCACGTCAcaacatgaaaacaaacataGGTGTGTTGTTACGCTCATAAGCGATTGGTATGCTGTTGGGCCGGCAGATTGCTTCGAAAACAATGGCGTCGA CGCGTATGTGTTGCTTGGATATGGACTAGAATCCCCGGATGCGGAATGTTTCGTAAAAAATGGGTCGACCCTTTGTCACCATCCTTCACAACAACGGCGTattaaaaatttcataattcaTCCAAAGTTTGACAGGACTAATGATGTCAACAATATCGCACTTATCGAGCTGCTGACCCCAGCAGACACCAGCCAGGTTAATGTGAAGCCTATCTGCGTACCTGTTACGTCCGAGCTAAGAACGAACGCAAAGAGAAACTTGCACGTGGCGGTGCTTTCATCCACAGGCGATTCTTTAAAAACCGTTCCCATTCGCTATGTGGAGTCCGTCGAGTGCAAAAGACAGTACGCCGACAGTAAGTTGTCGTTGAATCTAGAAAATAGCTTCTGTACAGAGATAGCAAACAAGCAGGACGCACAGCATTGCTTTTCAATGACAGAGGGAACACCACTGCATGAGATAAGGATGATCAATGGTGTGGAGCGTTACTTTTTGAGAGGGTCCAAGCTGCTTGGATCGATCTGTGACCCAAATGAGCTGCCAACCGTTTTCAGCAATGCCGAAGCATATCTCGACTGGATACTGTACAACATGAAATACAACACGCTCGAGCCCACGAATGCTTTTAGAATTGCAACCGTCAACACAACTGAACAAACACTCGAGTCGGAGTGGAGCAAGTTACAACAGCAGCCGGGAAAGGAAAATCTACGTCTTTTCAATATGGACACTTGTGGTTTAACCAGCACGCGTAACCAAAACTTAGGTCAAATGGCTGTCATGCCTTGGATTGGATTTTTCGACGCGATAGAAAATTCCACCGATGAGTCCCCTTCGACGCGGAGCTTGGCAGTGCTCATAAGCGAATGGTATGCTTTGGTCCCCAAAAGCAGTGTACAGAACGGTGCAACATG GCGATATCTTGTCTTGGGTAAATTTAATCCTGACGTGCCATGCTTTCCCCCTACATGTGTACCAACATACCAGGAGGTGGATATCAAGAACGTTATCCTTCCTCCAGCCGACGAATCTAAGCAAATCTTTGCCCTGATAGAGCTGCTGGAACCGGCTGATCTAACCAATCCCTACATCAAACCGATCTGTTTACCCTTCATGGACCAGCTATATCGGAACAAGCCCACGGAAGTGGTTGTATCATCCGCCAGTAGTAATTCGTATGCCATCGAAAGCAAGAAACTAACTATGGTAGACAAACCGACATGCCGACAACGATTAATGCGTGAGGGCTTTTTACCACCCTCCGAGGGGAACCCGTCATGTGCAATCGAAGCAGATAAgttcaaacaaacgaaaatgtCCCTCGCAATGGGCAGTCCGTTTCAGATGGCGGTTGGGTACGGAGGACGCACGCGCTACTTTCTGTACGGGATGAATTTCCAGATACGGGATACTTATGAGGAACTGGTCTACGGTCCGTACTTGTTTGACGCGGTTGTGATGTCGGATCTTGAATGGGTATTGGCGAATATGCAGGAAAAGGAGCAACAAACTTCATTCCAGAGCGCAACGAGAAATGAACGGGTGAATTTAAGGCCTGTTCAGTATGATTCCAAGAGGACATTGTTCAATTTTAACACCTGCGGTATATCGTCCAGAAGGGATCCAACACCATGGATGGGATATGTCTTCTCCAATGCACCGTTTTTCAATGAAAGCAGATGCTCGGCGACACTCATTAGCGACTGGTACGTTATTAGCGCAGCAGACTGTTTCGAAGATCCTAGTGCAGA CCACATCATACAATTTGGTGATTATATGGATGTTCAGCAAATTGCCACTCAGAAGATCTTCGTTCATCCACGGTACAATAGAACCAATCATTATAACGATATCGCGTTGGTTTTGCTGCGCAGCTCTGTAGATACGTCTGCGTCGAGTATAAAACCCATCTGTTTGCCAATCATCAATCAAATACGTAGTTATGATACATTGAGTTTGATATTGGTTGGGCATACTTCAACTTCAGATTCTGAGTACAGAATAACGAATATTAATGGCAGGTACATAGATATGGCAGAGTGTCAAAAACGGTGGCAAGGCTTGAAGGTGAGCTACACCATAGATAGGTCGACACATTGTGTGATTACCAAACGAACGACCGATGATGAATGTGTTGGTTTATTCACTGGCGCTTCACTTCACTCACTGCAATTACTAAGATCGGAGAATAGACACTTTTTGCGTGGGTTTACTGTCACCGCACCCAAAGCTTGTAGCATCTATTATCCAGCTatctacacaaacacagatgCCTATTTGGATTGGATACTGGAAACGATGGAGCTGCCAGCAGTTCAGCTGAACGGCAGACGGCATCGAGAGCAGTTTAGATTTTGA